One Equus caballus isolate H_3958 breed thoroughbred chromosome 14, TB-T2T, whole genome shotgun sequence DNA segment encodes these proteins:
- the IL17B gene encoding interleukin-17B isoform X1: MDWPHNLLFLVIISIFLGLGQPRNPKGKRKGQGQSGPLAPGPHQMPLDLVSRVKPYARMEEYERNLEEMVAQLRNSSEPARRKCEVNLQLWLSNKRSLSPWGYSINHDPTRVPADLPEARCLCLGCVNPFTMQEDRSMVSVPVFSQVPVRRRLCPLPPRTGPCRQRAVMETIAVGCTCIF, encoded by the exons ATGGACTGGCCGCACAACCTG CTGTTCCTTGTCATCATCTCCATCTTCCTGGGGCTGGGCCAGCCTAGAAACCCCAAAGGCAAGAGGAAGGGGCAAGGGCAGTCTGGGCCCCTGGCCCCTGGGCCTCACCAGATGCCGCTGGACCTGGTGTCTCGAGTGAAGCCATATGCCCGCATGGAGGAATACGAGAGGAACCTTGAGGAGATGGTGGCCCAGCTGAGGAACAGCTCTGAGCCAGCCAGGAGGAAGTGTGAGGTCAACTTGCAGCTGTGGCTGTCCAACAAGAGGAGCCTGTCGCCCTGGGGCTACAG CATCAACCATGACCCCACCCGTGTCCCTGCGGACCTGCCGGAGGCGCGGTGCCTGTGTCTGGGCTGCGTGAACCCCTTCACCATGCAGGAGGACCGCAGCATGGTGAGCGTGCCCGTGTTCAGCCAGGTGCCTGTGCGCCGCCGCCTCTGCCCGCTGCCGCCGCGCACCGGGCCCTGCCGCCAGCGCGCCGTCATGGAGACCATTGCCGTGGGCTGCACTTGCATCTTCTGA
- the IL17B gene encoding interleukin-17B isoform X2, with protein sequence MPLDLVSRVKPYARMEEYERNLEEMVAQLRNSSEPARRKCEVNLQLWLSNKRSLSPWGYSINHDPTRVPADLPEARCLCLGCVNPFTMQEDRSMVSVPVFSQVPVRRRLCPLPPRTGPCRQRAVMETIAVGCTCIF encoded by the exons ATGCCGCTGGACCTGGTGTCTCGAGTGAAGCCATATGCCCGCATGGAGGAATACGAGAGGAACCTTGAGGAGATGGTGGCCCAGCTGAGGAACAGCTCTGAGCCAGCCAGGAGGAAGTGTGAGGTCAACTTGCAGCTGTGGCTGTCCAACAAGAGGAGCCTGTCGCCCTGGGGCTACAG CATCAACCATGACCCCACCCGTGTCCCTGCGGACCTGCCGGAGGCGCGGTGCCTGTGTCTGGGCTGCGTGAACCCCTTCACCATGCAGGAGGACCGCAGCATGGTGAGCGTGCCCGTGTTCAGCCAGGTGCCTGTGCGCCGCCGCCTCTGCCCGCTGCCGCCGCGCACCGGGCCCTGCCGCCAGCGCGCCGTCATGGAGACCATTGCCGTGGGCTGCACTTGCATCTTCTGA